GCTCGATGCCACCTTCGGACGGCGATGGGCGATCTTCCTCTCGGGCGGAAGCCTCTACGGTCTCGACGCGGCACGCGGGGTCCGGACCCGGATCCTGGAGGAGGGCGAGGGCCAACCGGCCTTCGCGAGCCCCAGCCGTGTGGTCCCGATCGCCGGCGCCGCCCTCTTCGACCTGCCGGTGGAGAGCGAGGCGATCCCGGATTACCTTCCGCTGGGGTACGAGGCGACGCGGGTCGCCGGCCGATCGGCGACGGCCTCGGGCCACGTAGGCGCCGGCGCCGGAGCGACCGTGGGCAAGTACCTGGGGCGGTCTCGGGCGATGCGCGGCGGCCTCGCGAGCGCGGCCGTACGGATTCCTCGCGGTGGCACCCTCGGGGTCCTCGTAGTGGTCAACGCGGTGGGGGCGGTGCGCGATCCTCGCAACGGCGCCTGGATCGCCGGAGCTCGCGCCCGCAGCGGTCGGATATCCCCGCCTCGGTCTGGAAGGGCAGCGGAGGGGACCGACTCGCACACCACCCTGGCTATCGCCGTCACCGATCTCGCGATCGGACGCTCCGGACTCCAGCGGATCGCAGCGAACGTCTCGGCGGGGCTGGCGCGCGTCATCGTTCCGTTCCACACCTCGGTCGACGGCGATCTCGTGTTCGCGGCCTCGACGGAGCGACGGACCCGCCTGCCCTCCGAGCGCCGCGCGGGGGAGCTCGTCGATCGGATCGGGGTCCGCGCCGCGGAACTGGCCTCCGAAGTCGCCGCTCGGGCCGTACGCCCGACCGCCTAGGGCGCTGGGGTACGCCGCATCGTGGTGCCGCGCAGCCCCCGGATCAGATCGGTCTTCGTCACGATCCCCTGAAGCGTGCCTCGGTGCGCGACGAGGACGGCCGGGATCTGGGTCAGGAGGGTCGCGAGAATGTCGGCTGGGAAGTCGGTGTCCACCTGAGGGTAGGCGCTCTCCTGGACGTCCCGGACGCGCACGCGGGAGCGCGGGCTTCCTCCCTCTCCCAACGCACGCAGGAGAGCCGCCTCCGACAGCGACCCGGTCACCTTCCCCCCTTCGACCACGGGGATCTGGGAGATCGCACGCTGCTCCATCAACTGGGCCGCAGCGTGCAGCGGAGAAGAAGCGTCGATCACGACGAGGTTGCGGGTCATCACGTCTCGCGCGGTCAGGCGGGGGGTTGCGATCCCTTCCTGGGCCTCTAGGTACGTGACGATCCGCTGGACGAGCTCGT
This window of the Thermoplasmata archaeon genome carries:
- a CDS encoding P1 family peptidase encodes the protein MPPPLTFARVPGVRLGHATTPDGASGVTVVRFDRARPVVVDVRGGASATYDIASLALDATFGRRWAIFLSGGSLYGLDAARGVRTRILEEGEGQPAFASPSRVVPIAGAALFDLPVESEAIPDYLPLGYEATRVAGRSATASGHVGAGAGATVGKYLGRSRAMRGGLASAAVRIPRGGTLGVLVVVNAVGAVRDPRNGAWIAGARARSGRISPPRSGRAAEGTDSHTTLAIAVTDLAIGRSGLQRIAANVSAGLARVIVPFHTSVDGDLVFAASTERRTRLPSERRAGELVDRIGVRAAELASEVAARAVRPTA
- a CDS encoding CBS domain-containing protein, whose protein sequence is MALPSSLGREAFAGGGAETGRGKPHKSPTVSLSVESLAEIRKRRRALGMPLGELARAVGRSDATISRIERGQIRPSYELVQRIVTYLEAQEGIATPRLTARDVMTRNLVVIDASSPLHAAAQLMEQRAISQIPVVEGGKVTGSLSEAALLRALGEGGSPRSRVRVRDVQESAYPQVDTDFPADILATLLTQIPAVLVAHRGTLQGIVTKTDLIRGLRGTTMRRTPAP